The DNA segment TTAACACTCTCACTTTGACAGATTGAGGTTGATGACCAGGGGAAGATTGTGGACGCCAGGTTCAAAACCTTTGGCTGCGGCTCTGCTATCGCCTCCAGCTCTCTGGCCACCGAGTGGGTGAAGGGCAAATCTGTGAGTGAACAAATTTAACACTTCTTTCTCACTTCTGtaatttttcttgtttatttcgCTCTGCTCATGTCTCATCATTGACTAGGAAAGGTTTTTGTCTTTACTGGAGCTACAGTATatgtgcttttcttttcagGTGGATGAAGCTTTGACAATAAAGAACACTGACATTGCCAAAGAGCTCAGTCTTCCACCGGTTAAACTTCACTGCTCCAGTAAGTCTTCAGTGAATTTGTCTAATGACAATCTTCTTTCCCAAACTGTTTTAGACACGTACGTATATTCAATCTTTAATTCCTCTTCCTCCCCAGTGCTTGCGGAGGATGCCATCAAGGCTGCTCTGGCTGACTATCGCCTCAAGCAACAGGACGACCAGCAGGAGGCAGTCAGGGCCAGCAATTAAACTGagcactctcactctcactccgAGCTGGACGCCACTGCTCGCTTCCAGGAAGAGAAGTAGCAGCAAGTCCATTTTCCTGCAGTATCAATAACGCACACCTAATATGTTGATGACAAGTTAACCACCATCAACCTTCTGTAGCAGTGTTACGCCAGGCTTAGTCTGTGGTCCTTCAACCCTGCACCCTTTATCCTTTAGCCTGTCACGTAAACGCACAATGTAAGCACTGTTTGGGTTGTTGGTACAAAGTTGAGCCTTATTTTTGAGATTGTGATATATTTTTGGATTTCGAGCTTGAGGAGCGCACATTTCAAATGGTGTGATAGCAGATATCAGTTAAAGATGAGAGCTGTTAAAGTGTCCTGTCTGCACCCTAAGCACTGACCTTTTGATATGCAATTGAGCAAAGTGGCTTGAAACAATGACAAAGACCCACTGGTTTTATGTATAATTTATAATTATTTAGTAATGCTTCCTTGATAATCTGCAATAAAACTATCctgaatcactgtttttgttttgagtgCAATCTATTACTTTGAACAGCCTGAACAGTAGATGTTTTTCACCTCATGTATTTTTTACCGTAAATGGAAGGCACAGGCTTATCtaatttcattaattaatttcaaaCAATAGACAATATAATGGTATGTAAGGAGGAGGTATAGGTGTACACAGTAGGAGGTATACCAACAATGTCTGAATTTTATTGTGCTTACATAAAACCAAAgctgatgtgtaaaatgttgtCAGTACTCAATGTTTTTGCGCAGAAGTTAAGAGGGACTGTACTACACTGTAAATGTTTACTGAAGTGGCCCCtatgcagaaacacactcactaAGTGGAATTTCAGATatccaacaaaaacaacagcataatAACCCCATAAAAGGAAATTGTTTTTGTGCCagatattaaagacattactCTATGAAACATGTATGAAATGCCATAATAATATCCAGTATCCAGTCACAGGAAAGGAGTGATTGGATCTTTCTTTTACATTTCCCTCTTAAAGCTTTTGAGGTTTACTGAACAAACTGCCACTGTTGAATTCAAAATGGATCCAAGTGGACAATATATTCAGGTCACAGTGTTCAGAGTAGTTAGAAGGCAGTTTTCTCTCCTGCGATCAGCTGCAGAGTAGCAGAGTCATTGTGAATATGCAGAGAGGAGGGACGGAGACCCCTGCCAATTAAGGGCTCCTGTGAgtcatcctcctctgtctggGGCTTCTCTGGAGGACTCGGCTCTTGGCTGCTTTCTGCTGTAGCCGTTTCGCCGTCGGACAGCTCGCACGGCTCCTTTTCCTCAGGGAGACTCGGTAGCTGCTGATCCAGGATGCTGCCATCTGGCTTGGAACTGTCCTCAGGGCTGTGATCTGCTGCTTTCTGACTGTGGTCACTTGCCTCTGCAGCATCAACAGATTTAGTTGGCGTGCGCAGGCTCTTGGCGGCCCTCATGATGTCGGCCTGGAGCTGCTTGTGAGAGTCCACTGGCTCGCTCTCCTGCTCAGGAGCAGGTTTTTCTGGCACTTCATTAAAGGGTTTAGCACCTCCGGTTTTGTCCCTGTGGTCCACGTACATTTTCgaggggaaggaggaagggTAGTAGGCGTTGACCTTTCGTCTGCGGCTCATGAAAATCGCCCCACAGATAAtaaggaagagaaggaggattAAAGTAGCTATAACAAGGATGAGGAGCATGTTCTCCTCTAGAAAGTTCACAACCTGACTCAGAAAGTCAGTTTCCACATGGATGGGGCCAACAGGTGTGGTCTGGTACTCAGAGAAACTGTAGCTGGTGGGCACGGAGGAAGTTAAGTTACCTAGTTCTTCCTCCGTAATTTCGTCTGTACTTCCCTCCGCAATACTGTAAAGAGGTAGAGGTGTGgcc comes from the Lates calcarifer isolate ASB-BC8 linkage group LG9, TLL_Latcal_v3, whole genome shotgun sequence genome and includes:
- the LOC127142806 gene encoding iron-sulfur cluster assembly scaffold protein IscU; protein product: MAGTVANKCLSPLAFLTRRLSAPEFITQCCYHKKVVDHYENPRNVGSLDKNSKNVGTGLVGAPACGDVMKLQIEVDDQGKIVDARFKTFGCGSAIASSSLATEWVKGKSVDEALTIKNTDIAKELSLPPVKLHCSMLAEDAIKAALADYRLKQQDDQQEAVRASN
- the tmem119b gene encoding transmembrane protein 119b, with product MLPMALHQIGLCVVFCISSSLATPLPLYSIAEGSTDEITEEELGNLTSSVPTSYSFSEYQTTPVGPIHVETDFLSQVVNFLEENMLLILVIATLILLLFLIICGAIFMSRRRKVNAYYPSSFPSKMYVDHRDKTGGAKPFNEVPEKPAPEQESEPVDSHKQLQADIMRAAKSLRTPTKSVDAAEASDHSQKAADHSPEDSSKPDGSILDQQLPSLPEEKEPCELSDGETATAESSQEPSPPEKPQTEEDDSQEPLIGRGLRPSSLHIHNDSATLQLIAGEKTAF